The proteins below are encoded in one region of Apostichopus japonicus isolate 1M-3 chromosome 4, ASM3797524v1, whole genome shotgun sequence:
- the LOC139966574 gene encoding galactose-3-O-sulfotransferase 3-like codes for MNRFCLRRSTLIGIVMIVFLLVLSSTKVWRNGLFWRNKIDSIRMLMSLSGSRREQNHKQIKNQEHLDQFQFPNHPCNEAVENVVLIKTHKTGSTTLAHIVNRFGYSRKLLFLLPKDVRYGRSFIWELGSTQGARDFLLPSLRYNMFTLHTTYNRKAMDTLMVPDAKYITSVRDPVEQFESAFVYYKFFLALPERFQEANIQTAAKIEEWLRLSQFYTARYERIVKNGDVKTPNSELYCHNSQMRDLGLDMKNQEVKETVLKHISTLEQQFNFFVITEYFDESLIVLMREFCWNMEDILYIPENQRPDQIRTTSLPEHLRQAIREWNSADQLLYEQVNRTLWRKIADYGDGFQSDLEMFRQNLKMVLKNCVKEKQDKLDFSRVKYVMKKNSPEYCKLMTVTKNQLMEKIRKRQELTESVA; via the exons atGAATAGATTTTGCCTTCGTCGTTCAACCCTCATAGGGATTGTAATGATTGTCTTCTTGCTGGTGCTTTCAAGCACAAAAGTCTGGAGGAATGGACTATTTTGGAGAAATAAGATAGATTCCATAAGAATGTT AATGTCATTGTCTGGGTCCAGAAGAGAACAAAACCACAAACAGATCAAGAATCAAGAACACCTGGACCAGTTTCAGTTTCCGAATCACCCCTGCAACGAAGCAGTAGAAAACGTTGTGTTAATAAAGACACACAAAACCGGTAGTACAACTCTTGCACACATTGTTAATCGTTTTGGATACTCGAGgaaacttttgtttcttttacctAAGGACGTGAGATACGGACGCAGTTTCATCTGGGAGTTAGGTTCGACTCAGGGTGCAAGAGACTTCCTCCTTCCTTCCTTGAGATATAACATGTTCACACTGCACACAACTTACAACCGTAAAGCGATGGACACACTGATGGTGCCCGATGCTAAGTACATCACAAGCGTTCGAGATCCTGTGGAACAGTTTGAATCGGCTTTTGTCTATTACAAGTTCTTCTTGGCTCTGCCAGAAAGATTTCAAGAAGCGAATATTCAAACGGCAGCTAAAATTGAAGAATGGTTAAGATTGTCGCAGTTTTACACAGCGAGATATGAAAGGATCGTGAAAAATGGGGACGTGAAGACGCCAAATTCTGAGCTGTATTGTCATAACAGTCAAATGAGAGACCTAGGACTCGACATGAAAAATCAAGAGGTGAAGGAAACTGTTCTCAAGCACATTTCAACCCTAGAGCAGCAGTTTAACTTTTTCGTGATCACGGAATACTTTGACGAATCATTAATAGTTTTGATGAGAGAATTCTGTTGgaatatggaagatattttatacATCCCTGAAAATCAGCGTCCCGATCAGATCAGAACTACTTCGCTTCCCGAACATCTCCGTCAGGCCATAAGAGAATGGAACTCTGCAGACCAACTCCTGTACGAGCAAGTCAACAGGACCCTATGGAGGAAGATAGCAGATTACGGAGATGGATTCCAATCAGATTTGGAAATGTTTcgtcaaaatctgaaaatggTTCTTAAAAATTGTGTTAAAGAGAAACAGGACAAGCTGGACTTTTCAAGAGTTAAGTATGTGATGAAAAAGAACAGTCCAGAGTATTGCAAACTAATGACAGTGACCAAAAATCAACTCATGGAGAAAATTCGTAAAAGGCAAGAACTGACAGAATCAGTAGCGTAG